The genomic DNA TTCATTGGTTGCCGGTCTCGTATCGGATCGTGTTTAAACATCTTTATTTTGTCTACAAATCATTGAATGGTCTCTGTCCACAATATCTAACAAATCTCCTGGAACATCGGAAATCAGCTAGATCTGTTCGCTCGAATTTTCAAGACCTGCTAATCCAgccaacttgtaaaaccaaaacacaTGGTGATAGAGCCTTTTCTGTTTGTGCCCCGAAGATTTGGAACACTACCCTTTGGAAATACGTCAATCCAGTACAGttttatcatttaagaaaaAACTTAAGACCTTCCTTTTTATTAGATTTATTGAGAGTAACTcattatatttttagtttttagtttttaatttttattcctaAATTTTATAATTGTAGCTTTAGAGATAATTTTGTAAAGCGCCTCGGACAGGTAATGGAtgtgagcgctatataaatgaaatattattattattattattaaatccaGAACAGGTTATGAGTAACATCAATAGTGATGGATAACTTACATCTAAGTAGTATGATGACAATTTTTTGGAATGTAATCCAAGCAAATATCAGGTCATGATCATAAATAATAGGTCCGACAAAACTTTTAAATTTGACATTAGCAACAACACTATTTATCCCAAGGAAAACTTTTAAGTAAACAACCCGCTGCCGAGAGTAGGAAATCAGTGGCACCACAGACTTTGTTCAACTATCGCCAGCATGTGTTGGTCCCAGGCGATGACATGTTGTATTAGTACTTGTATTGAGTGAGCAGTCGAATAATCTTGTCTTCATTATCTAATCGTTATCCAATTTGGTGACCATTATATgcagccatataataatgaaaTTGTGGGTTCGGAAAGTCTAAAGGGTGATCGTGTCCGTTATATACAGGTGACCGCTGTAGACAGGTCAACTTTACAAAAACTATAAGACACTATTTTCGGGAACTTGTTTGCTGACTGTAATTTACAGGGTGACCGCTATAAACATTGCCGTTTTACACAGGTTTGACTGTATTATACCTCACCTAACATACTGTAGTTTTTCGCTGCATTTTTGTAAGGCCTCAGATAAGAGAAAATTATAACGTGTCAATGAGAGAGGCCTCAGGGCTATATACTGTAACTGGAGTACATCTTACAATGGTTTATTGCCTCGAGCCAAATGACTATctctataatttttttttggttcttttaagcATAGTTAATAAATGGAGATAGTTACAAAACTTgacatgtttctttgtttcatggtTTTGGTCGCTGTTTTGGCCCTAACCACGCACGAACCACACCCTTTTTCTAAATGACAgtcaatcaaaagtttcgattaatttacTCCAAACTCAGGTTTGAAGCGAGGACAAAAGATTCTGCATGGTCACGGTCAGGTTAACATGAAGAGCGGCAGAATTGTTCTTTCTTTTGAAGTTCTCGGGGGTTCATAACAAGTCCATCTATATGAATTATGATTTATGCCTCTACTTTGCAAACAAGGACCAGATTTTCTGTGGATTATTCTGTGGATTCAAGCCGATTTCCATTTTATTATCCGGCCGAGACCAAGCGTCAAAGGCCACTTATGAATCGACCACCATGGCGACTGTTTGGTGCATTCAATCTTCTATATGCCAAAATAGAACCAATTTTTTCTAACCTTAATCCTTCCAGCTCCAATTCTTAGAAAATGAATAACACTATCTTTCTTTGTCATCAGACAAGGTCAGTAGAGACAGGGCTCGATTGTGTGACCTATGGCTCCATTGATTAATTTAGCTCAAACGTAAAGCATGatttttcactagcgacgcacgGCGCAAGAGCAAGTATAAGAAACTTatgctaagtgaaaacgaaTGTCGAAATAAGTATGAAAATCACCAACGGCCTCAGCCATCTCGTTGAAATGCTCAGACGAAGGGAAACTGAAAGGAGTGCTTTTATTTACCAGATAAAACAATttgctgtgtttcgttttcacacaacgttAGAAGCGAACGCATGCATAAGCGTAAGCAGAAGTAAAAAGACAAATTTTTAATCCTTGCGCATGTGTTTATGCTTGCTTCAACCCCGCTTTTACGGTGAAAGAAGCGCTCTTATGTTTGCGCTTGTGTTTGCACTTGtgtttgcgtcgctagtgaaaatcaGGCTTTAGGTACTGAATGTCCGTGTGCATTGCAGACCTATTTGAACTTCATTTGTTATTAATAGTCTCGTTAAATGAGATAACAGAAAACACGCCCAGAAAATGAAGAAGCTTTTGGATACAAATCAATACTGACCTTAAGACATGTTTTCACTCCGCAGCTTAAGGCTCTCCGTTTAAGCCTAACTTTTAGCAAAAGAATATGAGGTAGGAGAGCCAATCTCTACTCCCCATGATAATTATGTGAAGTCCGTTTTTAGATCGCGCCTATGCTGCGGTGGTTTTTTTTCTCTCGTTACCATGACCGCGCCGTCGACTTTCACATCACCAACTGACCAATAAGGTCTCGTCTTTAAAATAACCCACGCAGTATGACAAGGCACTAATAATAGAAGGACCAAATATGGGGGTTTCCCTCTCTTGAGCAACTCTTGTAAGAGATTTACGTTTACATTCAGCGTATCTTTCGACTCTTTTCGTACAACGTAACCCTGGcttgttcatttttttaaacatttcacTTGGATATATCACCGCCCGAGCGACTCCTGATATTGttctttcaaaaacaaattacacCCAGACACGGGCCCCATGGTACCACACTGCCAGGTTGAAGTGTTGTCGTATGCTTTTTTGTGCTGACCGGATCGACAGCAAACCACACACCATATTTAATTCATACCCTATCGAGCCTCACATTACAATCATGTGATGTCTGATCTCTCATaggatattagggagctttagttCGGAGAAGGACGAATACCGGAAGTGATGAATTTCGCATGCCTGTGAAGTGGTGCCTCTAAGATTCATTGTCTTAAACTAAGCGTcaagaaaagaaatgtatatttgaagtgcggtttATATATGTAAGATAGCAGTGATCCTCGAAATTAACTGATCTCTAAAGCCACACGTTTGGGAGCAGTTCgctttgttgggctcatgtgttcccgagAAAGAACTGATGAACGAAAGAAGTTGAATTTGAGGCcgcctgaatttctcaggtgtcCACAAAGTGAAggaattgcttaaattacatacatacatacttaattgaccactcaccataggggcttttcagagccaatCAAACACAatcatgacagaacagaacatttaacaacaactgttaagaatcccaactggccggaggcaaaccagttggctatttacaagtgcagctgagaagttgaaccagggactaccaataacaaattcaacgagtggtcagaacgtttCTTGAATCCGggattgtccagttaagtgcgagaatcacttctatctttcgcGGTGAAAAAATACTTAGCAACATACATACGGTAGttgtcaagacaagttaaataggaaaaaaatcTCACTTACGTTTCCGTTCGTGTCTCAAAACGTGGCATGCTCAAGCTCCCTATCGACGTGATGCTTGACAATTGACGCATAGACTTCAGTGGTTTGCACATCACGTCATAGCATAGGCAGCCTAAGTttgcgtcactagagagcgtgtaataattaattactagtgggaagatgacctttgagtgcaagcggtgttgcgttacaggcagccgttgagaatttaaacgccttaaaagactttgtatgggaaataaaataccgtcgattatgaagcttaaaaaacgctcaatttaacgttcattcaatgaataaaactgactcacctctggtgtattcttgtgcgttttggtgcttattttacagtttcgggaattccgtgttttcactgttctaagACAAAGTCAAGgcagcacactaagatttcgaccgttgtcagctcagaggcggtttgcgcctcgaaaatccatcccagctgcgattttttcacgcaaagctaaagcctcATCATTTGCGAACATcagtgaatgtttcgtcgtcaaaaattcccacgcacttggctggaaatgagcattttctgcttccgtttccacgatagctgatgaatttaacggCTGATGATCTTGTGAATGGTCACGGAGTTTgagtccgaggtcaaattaactccacccgatgaggtacagtcatttcatgtacaacacttaccccatccctaCAGCGGCGCTCGTAAGGTTCGCAAGTGTaggggctttagctttgcgtgaaaattAATAACTGTTAAAAGCAAATGTCCACAAAAATCAAATATAGTCCGGTAAgacttgaaaatttaaattcgcCCTACTTTTGCATATAAGTAGGCCTCAGTAAAAGTAGCAACGCCATGCGTTTTCTTTTCTGAAATATTTCGGTATTTCcgagaaaaacaacattttcgaTTTCACGTCCTGGCATCCAGTTAACAAGTCCTAACCGTGCTGAAAATCGATCATTTTCATTCGATTCGCGTGTCGCATTTATTGAACGCAGAAAAGTTGTAATACAACCAACTTTTTGCTTAACTCTTCCTAGTCCAAAAAAGCACAATTACAGAAAAATTGGATTAATCTAATTATTTGGCGGTTAACAAAAGCAGAGTGCCCTCAGACGTAGAGTTCGCCGGTGGGTGAAAAGAATTGACATTTTGACCATGTGCCATATCTCGGAATTCCAAAAGATTTTATATTATAACTATATAAGGATAGGCCTTCCAATATATGTAAAGTTTAGTTTGGGCAAATGAATAAGCACTCGtcaaaaaaattattcaaatcgtacagaaaaatcaaaatcatgCCAGTAGTCGAATGCGTGACCAAACATTAGCCCCGTATTTATAATTAATGAAATCCCTTCATTTCGAAATATCTGCATTACCTAAGCACATAAATATGTTCACTTTAGCTCGGATATGATATCTTGACTGTCAAACAACGTTTCTCTCCAGTCATTTCTTCAATGGCGTTCCGGTAAGTTTGTAAGACGAGAACCTCCGTAACGGGCATCTGTTTGGTAGATTTAACCACAAAAAGCAATTTTGCGAAGTCCCTATGCAACCTGTACCTTGGTGGTTCATTGTATTGCTCGATAGAATCACTCAACCTGCTTTGAAGCAGAAATAGCCAGGGACAACGAATAAGCCACATGTGTGAGGGGAGGGGatgaagaaagagggcaaatacCCCGTCCCCGGGAACATTGACTTCCAACACCTCTGCAGTTTTTTAtcaatcagtgaataaaatccCTTCATTTCGAAATATCTGCATTACTTAAGCACACTGCAACATTAATATGTTCACTTTAGCTCGGATATGATATCTTGACTGTCAAACAACGTTTCTCTCCAGTCATTTCTTCAATGGCGTTCCGGTAAGTTTGTAAGACGAGAACCTCCGTAACGGGCATCTGTTTGGTAGATTTAACCACAAAAAGCAATTTTGCGAAGTCCCCATGCAACCTGTACCTTGGTGGTTCATTGTATTGCTTGATAGAATCACTCAACCTGCTTTGAAGCAGAAACAGCCAAGGGCAACAAATAAGCCACATGTTTGATTGCTCCGtctttctaatttgcataatgagCAGCGTGTGGCAAAATTCTTTGCACTGGGTAGGGGTGGGGATTTTTGTAAGCTGAGCGTCTGCCAATAGCTTGCAACGAAAAACGCATTGGAATCTCAGTACTGTGGTTCTACGGAAAACTTTATATTTCATGCTATTGACCATGCGacaaaaatgttggttttttgagatttaattttgtttacttttcctaGACGACACTAACTTAATTGACTAATacataaagtaaaataaagtcCTTTTTCCCAAGAGAAATGTGAGCAAAGCCGTTGTTAAAATCTTGGCAGTTTCGTGTTGTTTTTAAAGAATAGTTGGTAGTCGTTGTTCTCACGATCGACACGACCATAGCAaattatgcatcagtcaattccagccgTTCCCcagcccaccccacccccccccccccctcctctccGGGCTAATCCCCGGGTAttagcattttctttaaaaatggaTGAATTCCCCCACATATGCTGTCTAAATGCCCCGGGAGGGGATGAGGAAAGAGGTCAAATACCCCGTCCCCGGGAACATTGCCTTCCAACACCTCTGCAGTTTTTTATCAATCAGTGAATACAACGTTCAACTGTTCAGTATTTTAACACAACGGTAAGACttctggctggaggcaaaccaattggccatttacaagtgtagccgagaagttgaaccagggactaccaggatctaATTCAACGAGGGGTCAGAACTGGTCTTAAACCCGGAACGTCCGAATACTAGGGTTAGACTTAGTGTGGTTAAACCACACTGCCTGTCACTACCACTGGATTTAATCTCAACTAGCGCGTTTTTCTAGTTTTAGTCAAAATCATCGTTTTCTTTGACCGATTTGAATttttccacacttttgaatttccATAGAAACATCCCGAAGTTCTCTCTTAGCTTCCTATGGATCAAGTAAAAGCTATGCAAATACTATCCCTAAAGAATAAAAACTGGAGAGAGATGATTGCTTTCACTAGgagtgtttgtttactttttctcGACATTTATGCTGgaagtttctttttcaaacacTAAAACCCATGTTTTTTTATTAAGTTTTCATATTTCTTTTGTGTGGCAAATTAAGACCAATAGGAGATACTCTATCTTAAACTAGAAAGGACTTTTCTTGAGCAGATTTCATTTCTTTCTATCTAAAATCACGTTTAAGCATTTTCAAGTAAAAGCTCGTTTCTCCCAACAAAAGAAAAGGGGACGTCATTTTAAATGCAccaaataaaataacattattttttgtAGAGAATACTGCGTTTTCTCAAACATGTGGAATACATATAGGTGTCGCGGGCTCCCCATTAGAGTGTTAAAAACGAACTTTCAAAGTCTTAAACTTATTCAATGCTTGTCTGTTCTAAACCCAGCCTTCTCCTTGgtgtttaattctttttttaaggAAACGCCATGCATACAAACATAAGTTGATTGTCGAATGAGCGTACTGCGCAATGTTAGAGATCGACCATGATCACGGTTGCACGTTTTAACTCGTTTTAGAGATCACAAATAAAAGCCACCTCTCACCTCTTCTTTGGATGAGATGGAGCCGACCAAGGGGAAGAGAGAAAGACTGGAATCCGACGAGGAAAAGTACTGTAGTTAATTAGTATAATGTTTGACACTTCGAGCTCTTGAAGATTTACTCTCATCAAAGCCTTGTATCTTCAACATGATCCACGGCTTCCCTTGTTTCATACCTTCCGCAACATCTTCGCTTTTTTAAGATGTGTTTGAATGTCTGTTTATATTTAGGAAGTCTCCAAGCGTACAAAAATGGATTGATTGCAGAATTCACGTACATGACAGAGGCAGCGATAAAATGCACAAGCATTAACAACGACAAATTGCATGTAAAGCAAATGTAGATTATCATCTGTACGATGAACCAAGGACTGAAACACAATAGAAATGCAGAGATGACAATTGCAATAGCTTTGCTCACGGCCCTTTCTCTCTTGAGTGTCATTTGGCGAGGTACCCCTGCATGCTGCTCATCCAGTGCTTTGGTGCTGTGTGAATACTTGTAAAAGCGGTACAAAGTGAAAACGTTGATGACCACGATGCAGATGAGAATACTGAAGATTTGTACATTATAAAGAGTTTTCATTAGCGCATAATGCTTTCGCAACAACGAGAACACAAACCCAAACAATAAGAAATAAATCCAACACGCGACGGAAACGATGCAGGCTCGTTTACTCGTCACTTTGGCCCGATACTGGAGAGGAGTCACCACAGCAAAGAATCTGTCAATGCTGAGAAGAAGTATATGACCTACACTTACGTTTATTAgcgttgtaaaaaaaattaaaaaacgaaatgGTGGGTTGGTGTATTTGTGTAATAAGGCCCAAGCCAAAAAGGCATGGAGTGGAGAGGCAACAAGACCAACCAAAAGATCTGCAACAGCCATGGAGAAGATGATAAAGTTTGAAGGCAAAGATCGAAGTTTCCGAAGAGGGTCCATCCAAACTGATATAACGACTAGAAAATTTCCAAACGCTGTGATTGGAAACGTGATCGTCGCCAGAACAGCAACAGTAGTGAGGATGGTCTCAGCGTTGTCGATATTGAGCCAAACTTGAACCAAAGCTTCTTCACTTGTCATGTTCCAATAGTCAACGATATCTCGAACAGCCGCCATGTTGTCTTAAACGAAATAAGAATTCTTAACTCTTGCCGGCATGATTGTCAATATTAAAGTAACTGTGATTGGAAATTGACGTGTAATGTTGAAGACAGTTTGCATATTATTAACTCTTTTAAGGACACGTCAAAAACTGAAAATGGCATAAGATAGAGGCTCTGTGAAACCTTCCCTTATCTTCTTCTTGATTAGCTGagcttttttagttttttttctagAGCAGATGTCCCATATTGCGCTATTTAACAGGAAGGTGAAAATGAAATCATCCTTAATGGGGATTTTCAGGTTATTCCGGATGTAGCATCTGTTTTACCATGAAGCACGTAATTTTATGTTTACATTTGACTGATTTCTTTCTCGGAGACCATTACGCACGAAAATAATTtaaagatttagccaagcctaaaagctgagctcccgtttctaaccccagaaagcaatatagtgtatatgtAAATAATACGAACGCGGCATATTGCTGATCTTTCCCAGAGCTTCTCAGTCGGGAACCGAAACACTacttagttttgttttgtttcgtttcctcagaaacgaagAGTATctaatactctttttctttggccatctcagttttatcagttttcataACGATGACAAGAATTCTTGCTGTTTGGTCATTctggtgtaaaatgaagttaatttgggaagccaacaatgttttttttaaccttATCTACGGGGAATTtagtagcctgcgagcaggctctctctctgcgACGGGACAGAAAgagagcctgcacgcatccctCTAAAAtttgaatgccgcctcctgatgtcacgctgagcgaactgtcaaaaattagccaatcagcgcacacCCGAAGGAAACATTGATGTAAACAGAAAGCCACGCGATGTGTATTTCAAATTGCTTGTAGAAGGGAAGGAAgccttcgccagaaaatcctACCAACTACTGCGgatgctgtaaagcgtagctTAATATTCTGTACCGGTAATTCGACGAAGTCCATCTCCATGCAAAATGTGTTTCGTTCGTCAGGGAAATATTTAGCACAGAAACTTAAAACAACGGGAATCGTAATAGGACTAATAGAGAAATGCCTTTTCCCTGTCCGCATCTCCACTGTATGAGactcgtcgaccacaactgcCGCCACATTTTGGTAAAGCGAAGCAGACTTAtcttttttgatttattttaatgGAATACAGGCATTACAACTAGTACATTACACTTTAGTTCTAGACAGATACAAAagatattctaatacctacaccaCTTTATTTCAAAGCCTTATCGAGTATTTGTGATTACAGATACGTATTTCactaattcaataatttgaaaattggaatatttcatttttaagtGTATTGGAGTATTGCGGAGTTACCAGGAgatcgagcaatcatttgtgAAAGCCGCATTTCCGGCTTAACTAAATTttagttataaaaacgagcgataaaaaacgaacgtttcgaccgctccacggtcattttcaagttagagttcgtgaataaaatttccgcatatatacaatttctgaaacaatggaatgaagGTAAAAGCTCAGTATTTACAtacgaacaataaaaataaaaataacagaatgcgaaaataaagtgtaaataagaggtgaaaagaatgaaaactattagaagtgttaagcaaacagctTTGCGCGGATAGAATcactttgtttgtttaattttggcttaaggtcccgaataaaaaacatttcaaaaataaaacaatcgAACTTGTTCGAGCACTTCCTCAGGACCCTAAAGTTCTTGGCGATTTCACATGGCTCGATTCCATGTTGTTCCCTCACATGATTGCCGATTACCGATCGTTTATGCTCCTCGACACGTTGATATAAGTGTCGGCTTGTAAAGCCGACATAATCttcatcacacagatcacactgAAAGGAATATACAACGTTTTGCTGGTTGACAAATGGAGGTTTAGGTTTCTTAGCTTAAGctcatctttgatcttgcggctTGCAAAGACAGGATGCACTTCGGTATTTATCTTTCGGCTAAGATCACTAAGTTGCTCGCGTAGTTTGTTTGCTGATCTCTGATCTTTGAAGGGTAGGGGTATTCTAACAGGAATCTCACCTGCTTGTTGCGGGGGGCGTGTGCTCCCCGTCACCTTCATTTCAATGAAAACCCTGATGGTATTTTGTATGAGGGGCTCTGGATAATACAAACGTGTGAAGATCTCCTTTAAGCGTTCGCATTCTTGATGAAAAAGTTGCCAGTTTGAAGAAAGTTTAAAACCACGGTTCAGCATTGTTTTTGTCAGAgaattgtttcagaaattgtatatatgcggaaattttattcacgaactctaacttgaaaatgaccgtggagcggtcgaaacgtcgttcttattttttatcgctcGTGTTTATAACTAAATGTTTTGGTAAGAACTTATTACTTCGTATTTTAAAACGAGATAACCAACTGCACTTGTTCCGGCGTTTGGAACAGTGTAGCCAAAAGCAAATCAGTTGCGATACCGCTATTGAATTCCTGAAACTTTGTCAGAACTTTGGGTTGACACCAACCTTCGCAagataaaaacattaaaaagtttATTATCCCTCTGCCATTTTTTTATCTAAACAAAGACCTCAAAATTATCCCAACTTTTAATATCATGACATTATCCTTGCGATTATCATAGCtgcttttttataagaacgatCAAGGgagctgagattaaccaaaattttaagaacatacccAGGCTGAGAGTTAATTAGGATCATTTGTATTTTGCTcacctgtttttttgtttgtttgtttttttgtcagttttgtgAGTAGTATAATTTAAGGTAAGAGAAGTGTAAAACTGTAGTCTTATataacaattaactcaaatactAAGGGacttttttttaacatgaaCAATGTGGTTTTCGTATTGCAAAAAAACACCATTGTTAATaaaggggactggttttgaagctcggcaaacatcaaagaagcaaacaaagatgcgAAGATTTAGGTTGGAGAGTCCCCCGACCGtgtacaatcttttgttttgcgctcatacactatgcatgaattacgtaaccaacacgtctttattggttagttcctcagtaggGAGTAAaaaaactattgtgttttgtgcacggccaagtccaaaaaagagaaaaaaaaatacaataaataaatttgttgggtttcataaccattcccctctattaactatgcatATGGATACACTGAATTACCAGAGtgggaaacaaaacaagtacCAAGGTAGGCACTTACAGGGGATGTCCCCAAGGATATTCATTTGGATCAATGCTTTGGAATATGTATCAGAAAGATGATCATCAATTGCATTGTAGTTCACTAAATCCAGAACAGGTTATGAGTAACATCAATAGTGATGGAGAACTTACATCCAAGTACTATGATGACAATCTTTTGGAATGTAATCCAAGCAAATATCAGGTCATGATCATAAATAATAGGTCCGACAAAACTTTTACATTTGACATTAGCAACAATTTTTCCCAAGGAAAACCTTTAAGTAAACAACCCGCTGCCGAGAGTAGGAAATCAGTGGCACCACAGACTTTGTTCAACTATCGCCAGCATGTGTTGGACCCAGGCGATGACATGTCGTATTAGTACTGGTATTGAGTGAGCAGTCGAATAATCTTTTCTTGATTATCTAATCGTTATCCAATTTGGTGACCATTATATGCAGGCATATAATAATGAAATTGTGGGTTCGGAAAGTCTAAAGGGTGACCGTGTCCGTTATACACAGGTGACCGCTGTAGACGGGTCAACTTTACAGTAACTATAAGACACTATTTTCGGGACGTCGTTGGGTGACTGTAATTTACAGGGTGACCGCTATAAACATTGCCGTTTTACACAGGTTTGACTGTATTTTACCTCACCTAACATCCTGTAGTTTATCGCTGCATTTTTGTAAGGCCTCAGATAAGAGAAAATTATAACGTGTCAATGAGAGAGGCCTCAGGGCTGTATACTGTAACTGGAGTACATCTTACAGTGGTTTATTGGCTCGAGCCAAATGACTATCTTTATAATAAAAGGCTTAGGAAAGCTTCAGAACTTAGACCACCCCCTTACTTTTTGTGCAATAATTTGGGGCCAGCTTCGGGGCCATGCCTTAATTTACTTGAGTTACTTCGGTTAAAAtagtgcagaaaagaggtaactcagtgaaaaaaaattcataaacaAAGCATTGGTTTCGAAcgataataaaatgaaaatcggCTTGAATCCGCAGAAAAATCCACAGAAAAACTGGTCAATGAGCAAACGGTCAGAGAGATGGGCAATCCAATGCGAGCCTTGGGTGGCGCAATTTATGGCACAATTTTCGCGTGATTGCGTGGTACGCGTTtgttgcttctgcttaaccatctcgatttttttcaagtatATTATTTATacgtaatcacatgatttttcgcgtgcaatttggaataagtaaACAATTTTGAAGACTGCAAGTTGCACTCGCCcgatttttgtttgtctttgaaaaaatttattcGTGTTTgcctcgaaatcatgtgattatccAAACAAATTCTAGTATATCTGGTATACAAATATAAACACATTTTAGGTGAAATCGTTGACCGCCTGCGGTGGGAGAACGGCTGTGCTGTTCCCAGCCCAGCTTACCCACATTTGttatgtgaagctgccacttaaaggggtgtctAAGACACCCGCCTGGTACGTTGATGTcaaaggagcaagggtggcaccgtcggttagtgcgcggccttgatgcataaggtcccgagttcgatccccggatctcacatccttgtttcgacttctttcctttcagtgtagcctaagtagcatTAAacacccttaaaacggagcactgatggaaaagaggggggtaaaatgcgCGCAcagtcggcttcctgggagaatactctctacagagtaaaggaacttctgatgttaaataaggtgtacctttgcCTTAAAAAAAATACgcttattgttttattgtttggtTCTTTTAAGCATAGTTAATAAATGGAGATAGTCACAAAACTCgaaatgtttctttgtttcatggtTTTGGTCGCTGTTTTGGCCCTAACTACgcacaaaccacacccttttTCTAAATGAC from Montipora foliosa isolate CH-2021 chromosome 7, ASM3666993v2, whole genome shotgun sequence includes the following:
- the LOC138010154 gene encoding adenosine receptor A2a-like translates to MAAVRDIVDYWNMTSEEALVQVWLNIDNAETILTTVAVLATITFPITAFGNFLVVISVWMDPLRKLRSLPSNFIIFSMAVADLLVGLVASPLHAFLAWALLHKYTNPPFRFLIFFTTLINVSVGHILLLSIDRFFAVVTPLQYRAKVTSKRACIVSVACWIYFLLFGFVFSLLRKHYALMKTLYNVQIFSILICIVVINVFTLYRFYKYSHSTKALDEQHAGVPRQMTLKRERAVSKAIAIVISAFLLCFSPWFIVQMIIYICFTCNLSLLMLVHFIAASVMYVNSAINPFLYAWRLPKYKQTFKHILKKRRCCGRYETREAVDHVEDTRL